In one window of Bifidobacterium sp. WK041_4_12 DNA:
- a CDS encoding winged-helix domain-containing protein, with translation MTFAADPASVLPSLALLSHRVRVLPMDAASLVKMPENTILFLDARDDLATAKTLCNLIRASGLSTPVLLILTEGGFTVVNSSWGIADVIVNSASPAEVEARLRIISEHSTGNDTVRTKSQQVSSHNDDGQIRSGELIVDTNGYTASLFGRPIDLAYKEFELLKYLVQHPGRVFTRAQLLQEVWGYDYYGGTRTVDVHIRRLRAKLGGEYEHLIGTVRNVGYRFDPPEGSEREAQAQEQAKQSSHSEQ, from the coding sequence ATGACGTTTGCAGCAGATCCTGCGTCCGTACTCCCTTCGCTTGCCTTGCTTTCTCACCGCGTCCGTGTGCTGCCGATGGATGCCGCATCGTTGGTGAAGATGCCAGAAAATACCATTCTGTTTCTCGACGCTCGAGATGATCTGGCAACCGCAAAGACCTTATGCAATCTCATCAGGGCCTCAGGCCTGTCCACACCGGTGTTGCTCATTCTCACCGAAGGTGGTTTCACGGTGGTCAACTCCTCGTGGGGCATTGCCGATGTGATCGTGAATTCCGCATCTCCGGCTGAAGTCGAGGCAAGGCTGCGCATCATATCGGAGCACAGCACAGGCAACGATACCGTCAGAACCAAATCGCAGCAGGTCAGCTCCCACAACGACGATGGGCAGATTCGTTCCGGCGAGCTCATCGTGGATACCAACGGCTATACAGCAAGCCTCTTTGGCCGTCCAATCGACCTGGCATACAAGGAATTCGAACTGCTGAAATACTTGGTACAGCATCCGGGAAGGGTGTTCACCCGCGCTCAGCTTCTTCAGGAAGTGTGGGGATACGACTACTATGGCGGCACTCGCACCGTTGATGTGCATATCAGAAGGCTGCGCGCCAAGCTCGGTGGCGAATACGAACACCTTATCGGGACCGTCCGCAACGTAGGATATCGCTTTGATCCTCCAGAAGGCAGCGAGCGCGAGGCACAGGCTCAGGAACAGGCAAAGCAATCAAGTCATTCGGAGCAGTAA
- a CDS encoding inorganic diphosphatase, translating into MASTFEVVVEIPRGSRNKYEVDHETGRIKLDRTLFTSMGYPDDYGYIDGTLGEDGDPLDALVMIPDSVFPGCVVECRAVGLYHMVDEAGGDDKVLCVPADVRFDDIKDVDDVSEFHKAEIKHFFEQYKALEPGKEVQPGDYWTNAEEAEQQIAASVKRLADSEK; encoded by the coding sequence ATGGCATCAACATTTGAAGTGGTTGTCGAAATCCCACGTGGATCACGCAACAAGTACGAAGTAGATCATGAGACTGGCCGCATCAAGCTGGATCGCACCCTCTTCACTTCTATGGGATATCCGGACGATTACGGATACATTGACGGCACCTTGGGTGAAGACGGCGATCCCTTGGATGCCTTGGTCATGATTCCTGATTCAGTCTTCCCGGGATGTGTGGTGGAATGCCGCGCAGTGGGTCTGTATCACATGGTTGACGAGGCCGGTGGCGACGACAAGGTGCTGTGCGTTCCTGCCGATGTCCGCTTCGACGACATCAAGGACGTTGACGACGTCTCCGAATTCCACAAGGCGGAGATCAAGCATTTCTTCGAGCAGTACAAGGCTCTTGAGCCAGGCAAAGAGGTCCAGCCTGGAGATTACTGGACCAATGCAGAAGAGGCAGAGCAGCAGATTGCGGCTTCCGTAAAGCGTCTCGCCGATTCAGAGAAGTAA
- a CDS encoding manganese efflux pump MntP family protein produces MLFEMLAISLGVSMDAFAVSISKGLSIRRTTARQCLTVALWLGGFQALFPLFGYFAAAGFRSYITSIDHWIIFGLLSALGVNMIREALAVQSDEKHRVASSFGWRSMLPLAIATSIDAFAVGIGISVVSEGIWPIIISIGIMTAAMSVAGLQIGNVFGARWRKPAQICGGSVLILLGLEILLDHLGFFEALRSILF; encoded by the coding sequence GTGCTATTTGAAATGCTTGCTATTTCATTAGGTGTCTCAATGGATGCCTTCGCTGTATCAATAAGCAAGGGTCTGAGCATCCGACGCACCACCGCGCGCCAATGCCTCACCGTCGCTCTGTGGCTGGGCGGATTCCAGGCGCTTTTCCCCCTCTTCGGATACTTTGCCGCAGCGGGCTTCCGCTCCTATATCACTTCCATAGATCACTGGATCATCTTTGGCTTGCTTTCAGCCTTGGGTGTGAACATGATCCGCGAGGCGCTTGCTGTCCAGAGCGACGAGAAGCACAGGGTTGCATCCTCATTCGGCTGGCGCTCGATGCTGCCACTCGCGATAGCCACCAGTATCGATGCCTTCGCTGTGGGCATTGGCATCTCAGTGGTTTCCGAGGGCATATGGCCCATTATCATCAGCATCGGCATCATGACGGCCGCCATGTCCGTTGCAGGTCTGCAGATCGGCAATGTCTTTGGTGCACGCTGGCGCAAACCTGCACAGATTTGCGGTGGAAGCGTGCTGATTCTCCTCGGTCTTGAAATACTACTGGATCATCTAGGCTTCTTTGAAGCGTTGCGATCAATCCTCTTCTAG